The following proteins come from a genomic window of Tepidiforma thermophila:
- the acpS gene encoding holo-ACP synthase, with translation MPDDMPAHRPRKFAHGIDVIETHRIADVIARHGDRFLNRVYTPDELAHCRGRIPELAVRFAAKEAVMKALGTGIRGVGWKDIEILPNRRGKPLVFLYGRGAKRAEEIGLRGLEVSMTHLADLAMASVVGERDLSEAEDTPRRGETALRLIREKGLR, from the coding sequence ATGCCCGACGACATGCCCGCGCACCGCCCGCGCAAGTTCGCCCACGGCATCGACGTCATCGAAACGCACCGCATCGCCGACGTCATCGCACGCCACGGCGACCGCTTCCTCAACCGCGTTTACACCCCCGATGAGCTCGCCCACTGCCGCGGCCGCATCCCCGAGCTCGCCGTCCGCTTCGCCGCCAAGGAAGCCGTCATGAAGGCGCTCGGCACCGGCATCCGCGGCGTCGGCTGGAAGGACATCGAAATCCTCCCCAACCGGCGCGGCAAGCCACTCGTCTTCCTCTACGGCCGCGGCGCAAAGCGCGCCGAGGAGATTGGCCTCCGCGGGCTCGAAGTCTCCATGACCCACCTCGCCGACCTCGCGATGGCCTCCGTTGTCGGCGAGCGCGACCTCTCCGAGGCCGAAGACACCCCCCGCCGCGGCGAGACCGCCCTGCGCCTCATCCGCGAGAAAGGCCTCCGATGA